Proteins encoded by one window of Cloeon dipterum chromosome 4, ieCloDipt1.1, whole genome shotgun sequence:
- the LOC135942005 gene encoding ras association domain-containing protein 10-like isoform X3, whose translation MFQILQKLTGGMTTTQPAEIPIWVNGAQRWISGIGRKTTCDDVIRVLLRSEGCHTEAKDKEDKHYAIVERWKKVERPLDGRSRILKVWTAWGDEQEAVRLTLKRVNPTTPREVKHHHRRSSRGHNRARLLQTVHPKRLIDDENKPFSDTIEHLMKLILAQGETIQTQLRRLHDRDEQILSIEHQVHSSRQERLGSNYLLETYLKDLDANKGGEDDSGVAEVENAKQEEEEGEVAGEAEEPEDAEDTEAQRALVEMRACIALWERVVRVNKRLEKEEQCLVKLHVKLRRLSEAEPAQEATDLITSEAIAIVKEQIEEADAVCNAQQMEIDQNELRLQETCEQLQERHRLLDYLQEELRESELEEEQLRHWLQELTYKKHQQIQQQQQMHHAMLTKQFTQAATVTTTPAASTGAIRKQIEGDTDSNSDTGLSSLHSSSEEGVYVLDTLV comes from the coding sequence TACCGGCGGGATGACGACGACGCAGCCAGCCGAAATCCCGATATGGGTAAACGGGGCGCAGCGCTGGATCTCGGGCATCGGCCGCAAGACGACCTGCGACGACGTGATCCGCGTGCTGCTGCGCTCCGAGGGCTGCCACACCGAGGCCAAAGACAAGGAGGACAAGCACTACGCCATTGTGGAGCGATGGAAAAAGGTGGAGCGGCCCCTGGACGGCCGCTCGCGCATCCTCAAGGTGTGGACGGCGTGGGGCGACGAGCAGGAGGCGGTGCGTCTCACCCTGAAGCGCGTCAACCCGACGACGCCACGCGAGGTGAAGCACCATCACCGGCGCAGCTCGCGCGGCCACAACCGGGCGCGCCTGCTGCAAACCGTGCACCCAAAGCGGCTGATTGACGACGAGAATAAGCCCTTCTCGGACACCATCGAGCACCTGATGAAACTGATCCTGGCGCAGGGCGAGACCATTCAGACGCAGCTACGGCGACTACACGACCGCGACGAGCAGATCCTGAGCATCGAGCACCAGGTGCACAGCTCGCGGCAGGAGCGGCTCGGTTCCAACTACCTGCTCGAGACCTACCTGAAGGACCTGGACGCGAACAAGGGTGGTGAGGACGACAGCGGCGTGGCCGAGGTCGAGAACGCCAagcaggaggaggaggagggcGAGGTCGCCGGCGAGGCCGAGGAGCCAGAGGACGCGGAGGACACCGAGGCGCAACGGGCTCTAGTGGAGATGCGTGCGTGCATCGCGTTGTGGGAGCGCGTGGTGCGCGTCAATAAGCGGCTGGAGAAGGAGGAGCAGTGTCTGGTGAAGTTGCACGTCAAGCTGCGCAGGCTGTCCGAGGCCGAGCCTGCGCAGGAGGCCACCGACCTGATCACAAGCGAGGCGATCGCCATCGTCAAGGAGCAGATCGAGGAGGCCGACGCCGTGTGCAACGCCCAGCAGATGGAAATCGACCAGAACGAGCTGCGGCTACAGGAGACGTGCGAGCAGCTGCAGGAGCGCCACCGTCTCCTCGACTACCTGCAGGAGGAGCTGCGCGAGAGCGAGCTCGAGGAGGAGCAGCTGAGGCACTGGCTGCAAGAGCTCACCTACAAGAAGCACCAGCAGAttcagcaacagcagcagatGCACCACGCCATGCTGACCAAGCAGTTCACGCAGGCCGCCACTGTGACGACGACTCCGGCGGCCAGTACGGGGGCCATCCGCAAGCAGATTGAGGGTGACACAGACTCCAACTCAGACACGGGACTCAGTTCGCTTCACAGCAGCAGTGAGGAGGGGGTCTACGTGTTGGACACTCTGGTCTGA
- the LOC135942005 gene encoding ras association domain-containing protein 10-like isoform X1 produces the protein MGFCHDQQAFDMSGGALVLPQAPAGESHQTIPEPNNNEQQKPYSTGGMTTTQPAEIPIWVNGAQRWISGIGRKTTCDDVIRVLLRSEGCHTEAKDKEDKHYAIVERWKKVERPLDGRSRILKVWTAWGDEQEAVRLTLKRVNPTTPREVKHHHRRSSRGHNRARLLQTVHPKRLIDDENKPFSDTIEHLMKLILAQGETIQTQLRRLHDRDEQILSIEHQVHSSRQERLGSNYLLETYLKDLDANKGGEDDSGVAEVENAKQEEEEGEVAGEAEEPEDAEDTEAQRALVEMRACIALWERVVRVNKRLEKEEQCLVKLHVKLRRLSEAEPAQEATDLITSEAIAIVKEQIEEADAVCNAQQMEIDQNELRLQETCEQLQERHRLLDYLQEELRESELEEEQLRHWLQELTYKKHQQIQQQQQMHHAMLTKQFTQAATVTTTPAASTGAIRKQIEGDTDSNSDTGLSSLHSSSEEGVYVLDTLV, from the coding sequence TACCGGCGGGATGACGACGACGCAGCCAGCCGAAATCCCGATATGGGTAAACGGGGCGCAGCGCTGGATCTCGGGCATCGGCCGCAAGACGACCTGCGACGACGTGATCCGCGTGCTGCTGCGCTCCGAGGGCTGCCACACCGAGGCCAAAGACAAGGAGGACAAGCACTACGCCATTGTGGAGCGATGGAAAAAGGTGGAGCGGCCCCTGGACGGCCGCTCGCGCATCCTCAAGGTGTGGACGGCGTGGGGCGACGAGCAGGAGGCGGTGCGTCTCACCCTGAAGCGCGTCAACCCGACGACGCCACGCGAGGTGAAGCACCATCACCGGCGCAGCTCGCGCGGCCACAACCGGGCGCGCCTGCTGCAAACCGTGCACCCAAAGCGGCTGATTGACGACGAGAATAAGCCCTTCTCGGACACCATCGAGCACCTGATGAAACTGATCCTGGCGCAGGGCGAGACCATTCAGACGCAGCTACGGCGACTACACGACCGCGACGAGCAGATCCTGAGCATCGAGCACCAGGTGCACAGCTCGCGGCAGGAGCGGCTCGGTTCCAACTACCTGCTCGAGACCTACCTGAAGGACCTGGACGCGAACAAGGGTGGTGAGGACGACAGCGGCGTGGCCGAGGTCGAGAACGCCAagcaggaggaggaggagggcGAGGTCGCCGGCGAGGCCGAGGAGCCAGAGGACGCGGAGGACACCGAGGCGCAACGGGCTCTAGTGGAGATGCGTGCGTGCATCGCGTTGTGGGAGCGCGTGGTGCGCGTCAATAAGCGGCTGGAGAAGGAGGAGCAGTGTCTGGTGAAGTTGCACGTCAAGCTGCGCAGGCTGTCCGAGGCCGAGCCTGCGCAGGAGGCCACCGACCTGATCACAAGCGAGGCGATCGCCATCGTCAAGGAGCAGATCGAGGAGGCCGACGCCGTGTGCAACGCCCAGCAGATGGAAATCGACCAGAACGAGCTGCGGCTACAGGAGACGTGCGAGCAGCTGCAGGAGCGCCACCGTCTCCTCGACTACCTGCAGGAGGAGCTGCGCGAGAGCGAGCTCGAGGAGGAGCAGCTGAGGCACTGGCTGCAAGAGCTCACCTACAAGAAGCACCAGCAGAttcagcaacagcagcagatGCACCACGCCATGCTGACCAAGCAGTTCACGCAGGCCGCCACTGTGACGACGACTCCGGCGGCCAGTACGGGGGCCATCCGCAAGCAGATTGAGGGTGACACAGACTCCAACTCAGACACGGGACTCAGTTCGCTTCACAGCAGCAGTGAGGAGGGGGTCTACGTGTTGGACACTCTGGTCTGA
- the LOC135942005 gene encoding ras association domain-containing protein 10-like isoform X2, with amino-acid sequence MNSKNHTGEIIKSNTGGMTTTQPAEIPIWVNGAQRWISGIGRKTTCDDVIRVLLRSEGCHTEAKDKEDKHYAIVERWKKVERPLDGRSRILKVWTAWGDEQEAVRLTLKRVNPTTPREVKHHHRRSSRGHNRARLLQTVHPKRLIDDENKPFSDTIEHLMKLILAQGETIQTQLRRLHDRDEQILSIEHQVHSSRQERLGSNYLLETYLKDLDANKGGEDDSGVAEVENAKQEEEEGEVAGEAEEPEDAEDTEAQRALVEMRACIALWERVVRVNKRLEKEEQCLVKLHVKLRRLSEAEPAQEATDLITSEAIAIVKEQIEEADAVCNAQQMEIDQNELRLQETCEQLQERHRLLDYLQEELRESELEEEQLRHWLQELTYKKHQQIQQQQQMHHAMLTKQFTQAATVTTTPAASTGAIRKQIEGDTDSNSDTGLSSLHSSSEEGVYVLDTLV; translated from the exons GTGAGATCATCAAGTCCAA TACCGGCGGGATGACGACGACGCAGCCAGCCGAAATCCCGATATGGGTAAACGGGGCGCAGCGCTGGATCTCGGGCATCGGCCGCAAGACGACCTGCGACGACGTGATCCGCGTGCTGCTGCGCTCCGAGGGCTGCCACACCGAGGCCAAAGACAAGGAGGACAAGCACTACGCCATTGTGGAGCGATGGAAAAAGGTGGAGCGGCCCCTGGACGGCCGCTCGCGCATCCTCAAGGTGTGGACGGCGTGGGGCGACGAGCAGGAGGCGGTGCGTCTCACCCTGAAGCGCGTCAACCCGACGACGCCACGCGAGGTGAAGCACCATCACCGGCGCAGCTCGCGCGGCCACAACCGGGCGCGCCTGCTGCAAACCGTGCACCCAAAGCGGCTGATTGACGACGAGAATAAGCCCTTCTCGGACACCATCGAGCACCTGATGAAACTGATCCTGGCGCAGGGCGAGACCATTCAGACGCAGCTACGGCGACTACACGACCGCGACGAGCAGATCCTGAGCATCGAGCACCAGGTGCACAGCTCGCGGCAGGAGCGGCTCGGTTCCAACTACCTGCTCGAGACCTACCTGAAGGACCTGGACGCGAACAAGGGTGGTGAGGACGACAGCGGCGTGGCCGAGGTCGAGAACGCCAagcaggaggaggaggagggcGAGGTCGCCGGCGAGGCCGAGGAGCCAGAGGACGCGGAGGACACCGAGGCGCAACGGGCTCTAGTGGAGATGCGTGCGTGCATCGCGTTGTGGGAGCGCGTGGTGCGCGTCAATAAGCGGCTGGAGAAGGAGGAGCAGTGTCTGGTGAAGTTGCACGTCAAGCTGCGCAGGCTGTCCGAGGCCGAGCCTGCGCAGGAGGCCACCGACCTGATCACAAGCGAGGCGATCGCCATCGTCAAGGAGCAGATCGAGGAGGCCGACGCCGTGTGCAACGCCCAGCAGATGGAAATCGACCAGAACGAGCTGCGGCTACAGGAGACGTGCGAGCAGCTGCAGGAGCGCCACCGTCTCCTCGACTACCTGCAGGAGGAGCTGCGCGAGAGCGAGCTCGAGGAGGAGCAGCTGAGGCACTGGCTGCAAGAGCTCACCTACAAGAAGCACCAGCAGAttcagcaacagcagcagatGCACCACGCCATGCTGACCAAGCAGTTCACGCAGGCCGCCACTGTGACGACGACTCCGGCGGCCAGTACGGGGGCCATCCGCAAGCAGATTGAGGGTGACACAGACTCCAACTCAGACACGGGACTCAGTTCGCTTCACAGCAGCAGTGAGGAGGGGGTCTACGTGTTGGACACTCTGGTCTGA
- the LOC135942005 gene encoding ras association domain-containing protein 10-like isoform X4 — MTTTQPAEIPIWVNGAQRWISGIGRKTTCDDVIRVLLRSEGCHTEAKDKEDKHYAIVERWKKVERPLDGRSRILKVWTAWGDEQEAVRLTLKRVNPTTPREVKHHHRRSSRGHNRARLLQTVHPKRLIDDENKPFSDTIEHLMKLILAQGETIQTQLRRLHDRDEQILSIEHQVHSSRQERLGSNYLLETYLKDLDANKGGEDDSGVAEVENAKQEEEEGEVAGEAEEPEDAEDTEAQRALVEMRACIALWERVVRVNKRLEKEEQCLVKLHVKLRRLSEAEPAQEATDLITSEAIAIVKEQIEEADAVCNAQQMEIDQNELRLQETCEQLQERHRLLDYLQEELRESELEEEQLRHWLQELTYKKHQQIQQQQQMHHAMLTKQFTQAATVTTTPAASTGAIRKQIEGDTDSNSDTGLSSLHSSSEEGVYVLDTLV; from the coding sequence ATGACGACGACGCAGCCAGCCGAAATCCCGATATGGGTAAACGGGGCGCAGCGCTGGATCTCGGGCATCGGCCGCAAGACGACCTGCGACGACGTGATCCGCGTGCTGCTGCGCTCCGAGGGCTGCCACACCGAGGCCAAAGACAAGGAGGACAAGCACTACGCCATTGTGGAGCGATGGAAAAAGGTGGAGCGGCCCCTGGACGGCCGCTCGCGCATCCTCAAGGTGTGGACGGCGTGGGGCGACGAGCAGGAGGCGGTGCGTCTCACCCTGAAGCGCGTCAACCCGACGACGCCACGCGAGGTGAAGCACCATCACCGGCGCAGCTCGCGCGGCCACAACCGGGCGCGCCTGCTGCAAACCGTGCACCCAAAGCGGCTGATTGACGACGAGAATAAGCCCTTCTCGGACACCATCGAGCACCTGATGAAACTGATCCTGGCGCAGGGCGAGACCATTCAGACGCAGCTACGGCGACTACACGACCGCGACGAGCAGATCCTGAGCATCGAGCACCAGGTGCACAGCTCGCGGCAGGAGCGGCTCGGTTCCAACTACCTGCTCGAGACCTACCTGAAGGACCTGGACGCGAACAAGGGTGGTGAGGACGACAGCGGCGTGGCCGAGGTCGAGAACGCCAagcaggaggaggaggagggcGAGGTCGCCGGCGAGGCCGAGGAGCCAGAGGACGCGGAGGACACCGAGGCGCAACGGGCTCTAGTGGAGATGCGTGCGTGCATCGCGTTGTGGGAGCGCGTGGTGCGCGTCAATAAGCGGCTGGAGAAGGAGGAGCAGTGTCTGGTGAAGTTGCACGTCAAGCTGCGCAGGCTGTCCGAGGCCGAGCCTGCGCAGGAGGCCACCGACCTGATCACAAGCGAGGCGATCGCCATCGTCAAGGAGCAGATCGAGGAGGCCGACGCCGTGTGCAACGCCCAGCAGATGGAAATCGACCAGAACGAGCTGCGGCTACAGGAGACGTGCGAGCAGCTGCAGGAGCGCCACCGTCTCCTCGACTACCTGCAGGAGGAGCTGCGCGAGAGCGAGCTCGAGGAGGAGCAGCTGAGGCACTGGCTGCAAGAGCTCACCTACAAGAAGCACCAGCAGAttcagcaacagcagcagatGCACCACGCCATGCTGACCAAGCAGTTCACGCAGGCCGCCACTGTGACGACGACTCCGGCGGCCAGTACGGGGGCCATCCGCAAGCAGATTGAGGGTGACACAGACTCCAACTCAGACACGGGACTCAGTTCGCTTCACAGCAGCAGTGAGGAGGGGGTCTACGTGTTGGACACTCTGGTCTGA
- the LOC135942004 gene encoding signal peptide, CUB and EGF-like domain-containing protein 1 gives MLRGGMVRCYCSIERMIWLFVMLGILIEGAQLHVENVHVNLRKGIVIGYSDNVQFMDSPVSNETSSSCSKSSVMRISFDRDFKAVKLSFKYKRPQSWILHISDQYNVEGYGQGEPRADLELQVVNSQMRVYGHSKDPMLGSHKKYFIAEDTPRVLQKVLDGTIKPELNSEMIISSGHSPSISWHNGQLLEMLPAPSKPFSAIYVALNSALNGPWLPGSGLCSVDVTMMENEGQCLKTGGQKCDKNAFCRPGLKDNRCTCKQGWEGNGKTCTDVDECRIRNGGCVHYCVNTPGSYQCICRKGFVTDPENDHNCIDNDECAAEGALHCKGRLCINTIGSFYCQCKSFPLKIYDRGEHNCKPTTNGCLSLACTHGCEVSNKPSCWCRENFFLNYDLHSCSPTCSAGNGGCQHRCTDMPNGAICTCALNYKLAFDTKSCHATCAVNNGGCEHVCFFTGSKIKCDCLEGYNLNDDGKTCSDINECLEPLRCAYGCLNSIGSYECLCPDGFRLSPDGRSCEDVNECELNNICDHECVNTQGSFHCRCKPGYQLYSKWHCGDIDECSIENGGCDQNCVNTEGSFHCTCQHGFKLHFNEKDCIDSMVCYSLKQEPKTEVTCVEKGDATITCDVRCTGNASLTTEEPQNYFCGRPTKYVWEQGSKNKSNNMLLSCSDMVQPTILVSQAKVLMTGLSCNESRLEATLEKANNLFEKMIGKVKCSKPGCNVTVTNADCEYSQKSISKANAKKGNTYKLTLSIFLYTDDIENELKRLKKPKSGRKNTQKVVKKVLSSFRKLINSGNFNTSELKLVPKTFRHLGNDKRICLENLVKVGDVCVGCGIGSFYSKDQKQCVHCPFGTYQEEEGQDKCIPCNPNGDLHQACRDVCQPGTVSSDGLSPCTKCPQGFYQNEFGRISCKSCGEKGTSIFQGSTRFEDCTIIETCKRGYYYNIYSGECEQCPEGYYQDKEGETHCMKCPGETTTDSVAATDIDQCKSTECVKKLTDMHGYVQSPNYPGEYPTNVICVWHLKPGDDMRLLIFVPQLDLADDKCGDRLLIAKTESPDSIITFDSCKSVNRPMAIMARTGNVIIKFESDEKHTAKGFRISFVAYDAHYESLIENIVQDSRLYAFQNHLKVLQDQNLLELLMQVIERPQIYFMKYSVKQDSLLPESLIDLLTEKVKAFFTE, from the exons CCCACAATCATGGATTCTTCACATTTCTGATCAATACAATGTCGAGGGCTATGGGCAag GTGAGCCTAGAGCAGATTTAGAGTTGCAAGTGGTCAACAGCCAGATGCGCGTGTACGGCCACTCAAAAGATCCCATGCTGGGttcacataaaaaatactttatcgCCGAGGACACCCCTCGCGTGCTGCAGAAGGTTCTCGACGGCACCATCAAACCAGAACTCAACTCAGAGATGATCATTAGTTCTGGCCACTCACCCAGCATTAGCTGGCACAATGGACAACTTTTAGAAATGCTCCCGGCGCCATCAAAGCCATTCAGCGCCATTTATGTAGCGCTCAATAGTGCCCTCAACGGACCCTGGTTGCCAGGGTCGGGGCTGTGCTCTGTTGACGTGACCATGATGGAGAATGAAG GTCAATGTTTGAAGACTGGTGGGCAAAAGTGCGACAAGAACGCGTTTTGTCGACCAGGGCTGAAAGATAACCGCTGCACTTGCAAACAGGGCTGGGAGGGCAATGGAAAAACGTGCACAG aCGTGGACGAGTGTCGCATCAGGAACGGAGGATGCGTACACTATTGCGTAAACACGCCCGGCTCGTATCAATGCATATGCCGCAAAGGGTTCGTCACAGACCCTGAAAATGATCATAACTGCATTGACAATGATGAGTGCGCTGCTGAAGGTGCGCTTCATTGCAAAGGCCGGCTCTGCATCAACACCATCGGATCTTTCTACTGCCAATGCAAATCGTTTCCGCTGAAAATCTACGACAGAGGCGAACATAACTGCAAAC CTACGACGAACGGTTGTCTGAGTTTGGCCTGCACTCACGGTTGCGAAGTCAGCAACAAGCCTTCGTGCTGGTGCCGCGAAAATTTCTTCCTCAACTATGACCTCCACTCTTGCAGCCCAACGTGCTCCGCAGGAAACGGTGGCTGTCAACACAGGTGCACGGACATGCCAAACGGAGCCATCTGCACCTGTGCGTTAAACTACAAGTTGGCATTCGACACGAAGTCATGCCATG CCACTTGCGCGGTGAATAACGGAGGTTGTGAACACGTTTGTTTTTTCACTGGCAGTAAAATCAAGTGCGACTGTCTTGAAGGCTACAATTTAAACGACGATGGAAAAACTTGCTCAG ATATAAACGAATGCCTCGAACCGCTTAGATGTGCGTATGGATGCTTAAACTCTATCGGCAGCTATGAGTGCTTGTGTCCTGATGGGTTCCGGTTGAGCCCAGATGGGCGAAGTTGTGAGGATGTGAATGAGtgcgaattaaataatatatgcgATCACGAATGCGTCAACACGCAAGGTTCATTCCACTGCAGATGCAAGCCTGGGTATCAATTGTACAGCAAATGGCACTGCGGAG atATTGATGAGTGTTCCATCGAAAACGGAGGTTGCGATCAAAATTGCGTCAACACAGAAGGAAGTTTTCATTGTACCTGTCAGCATGGATTCAAACTTCACTTTAACGAGAAAGACTGCattg ATTCCATGGTGTGCTATTCGCTGAAGCAAGAACCCAAAACCGAGGTGACCTGTGTAGAAAAGGGAGATGCAACAATCACCTGCGACGTTCGCTGCACAGGCAATGCTAGTCTGACAACGGAAGAGCCACAAAACTACTTTTGCGGACGGCCAACAAAATACGTATGGGAACAAggatcaaaaaataaaagcaacaatatgcttttaagttgCTCTG ATATGGTGCAACCTACAATACTCGTGAGCCAAGCCAAAGTTCTTATGACTGGCTTGAGCTGCAATGAAAGTAGACTGGAGGCAACCCttgaaaaagcaaataatttatttgaaaaaatgatag GTAAAGTCAAGTGCTCAAAACCGGGTTGCAACGTGACTGTTACCAATGCTGACTGTGAATACtcgcaaaaatcaatttccaagGCTAATGCAAAGAAGGGCAACACGTACAAACTGACCCTAAGCATCTTTCTTTATACAGATGATATTGAAAATGAGCTCAAGAGACTGAAGAAACCAAAGAGTGGCagaaaaaatacccaaaaagtAGTAAAGAAGGTGTTAAGTTCGTTTAGAAAATTGATCAACAGTGGGAATTTTAATACAAg TGAACTGAAATTGGTCCCAAAAACCTTCAGACATCTAGGGAACGATAAAAGGATCTGCCTTGAGAACCTGGTTAAAGTGGGGGACGTGTGTG TTGGTTGCGGCATTGGTTCTTTTTATTCCAAAGACCAGAAGCAGTGTGTGCATTGTCCCTTTGGCACGTATCAAGAAGAAGAAGGGCAGGACAAGTGCATTCCTTGTAACCCCAATGGCGATCTTCATCAAGCCTGTCGTG ATGTTTGCCAGCCGGGTACCGTCTCCTCTGATGGACTGAGCCCGTGCACGAAATGCCCTCAGGGTTTCTATCAGAACGAATTTGGAAGAATCTCCTGCAAGAGTTGCGGGGAAAAAggaacaagcattttccaagGCTCGACGAGATTCGAGGACTGCACCATTATAG AAACCTGTAAGAGAGGATATTACTACAACATTTATTCCGGAGAGTGTGAACAGTGTCCTGAGGGCTACTACCAGGACAAGGAAGGTGAAACTCATTGCATGAAGTGCCCTGGCGAAACGACTACCGATTCAGTGGCCGCAACAGACATCGACCAGTGCAAAA GCACAGAGTGcgtcaaaaaattaacagacaTGCACGGCTACGTGCAGTCGCCCAACTATCCTGGAGAATATCCAACCAACGTTATATGCGTCTGGCATTTGAAACCTGGAGATGACATGAGGTTGTTGATATTCGTGCCTCAGCTCGATCTCGCCGACGACAAGTGCGGCGACAGGCTCCTCATTGCAAAGACAG aaTCTCCCGATTCCATAATAACCTTTGACTCCTGCAAAAGTGTGAATCGTCCAATGGCGATAATGGCCAGAACAGGTAATGTAATCATCAAATTCGAGTCGGATGAAAAGCACACGGCAAAGGGCTTTAGAATTTCGTTTGTGGCTTATGATG ctcATTACGAATCACTGATCGAAAATATCGTACAGGACAGCCGATTATACGCTTTTCAAAATCACCTTAAAGTCTTGCAG GATCAAAATCTCTTGGAACTTCTAATGCAAGTTATTGAGAGGCCGCAAATCTACTTCATGAAATACTCTGTCAAGCAAGATAGTTTGCTTCCAGAATCTTTAATCGATTTACTGACTGAAAAAGtcaaagcatttttcactGAATAG